AAGCCACCTGTAAGGTCAGGAGAGGCCAAATCCTGGTGATGTGTCCCTCAGCAGGGCACTAGGAGAGCTCCTTGTTTCCTCATGCGATCCAGAAGGCGCGTTTAATGCTTGCAATGCAAAACCTCTGCCCGGGCTGGAAGCCGTGGCTTGTCACTGCGATTGGGATATAGACTTACAAAATTACAACAGAAAGAGTAATGTTCAAATATAAATGCAGAcatatgattctgtgatttaagtATATAAACACACAAACGTAAATATACTTATGTTCTCCAAAGGTTTTCTAGACGTGAAGGGAATAAAACAACTCATGTCACTTTCTTCTATGACACCCGCTTGCtcctttctctgtatttcaaccagaactggattttttttaagtaggaaTTTTCCATGTGGCCTACGGGAAACAGCCCTCTGATGAGCTCTAGGGCTCTCTTAACATGAATCATTGCAGAACTGCAGCTGACATGGCAAGCACTCAGCACGTACTTGGTTCCTCTGAAGCCTGGGACAGGTTTAGTCTATTTGGTTTTGGCAGGGGGCTCTGAGTGAGCTGCCTATTGCTGCCTGCAGAAACCTGACTTTTGGAACACCTCCTCTCATCGGTTAGAAGCTGGACTCTTCATAATGGTTTCCAGCCCCATCGTAACTTGCTGAGATTTACCACGCAGATAGCAGGTTAAAGGAAGTGTAAAAATACATCCAGTGACTTGTCTTTCACTCATCAGGGCTGGGCGTCCTAGCTGATCCTATCTTTCCACACCATCTTTAATCACGCTAtaagaaaatccattttattttcttgcctcGGGAAAACTTTGTGCATTATCATTAGAGTTCTGGCTTGACGGAGGAGTCAATTCCAATTTATAAAGTTATTTATGCTAACAGGGAAACTGACAATATCGAGGTGTTTCAAAGTATGTGTCATGTCCAgtttcaagtatttttcaagtatttgcaTTGTTCCCTGTTTGAGTTTGACATGatctttcatgtattttcctCACAATAACCtattgaaatataaaaatgaggAACATTGAGAAATGAAATGATATGTTCCAATATCACAAAAGAAGCCTGGAGCTGAACGGGAATCCAACTCTCTCAAGTTCAGCTCAAATACTTCCATTTCTGCTACTGAAGAACTAGACCCCTGGATAAAAACGAGCTGTCCTGCTGCATGTTACACTCGTAATTCCTTTCAAAAGTGAAGCCTTAAATCAcctcatttctcatttctctcagTACAGAAATTGGGGCACCGTGTGCATTTCTCTTCACCAAGTCCCATTCCTTCTACTCtgcaaaaatagtaattttgaGAAAGTTAACAGTAGTGCCCTCTGCTCTTATCCACCctcttttaaaacagttaacagctgtgtgtgcatgtgctggGACCTGCCTTTTCAGCACGTAAACATTCTTGTCTTTGAATCTCTTGGCACATACAGAGAATATTTGGCAAGGCAAGCCTTGTgaggatttgaaaaaaaaaaacatataaaaatgattaattagGGGAtatgaaagcaagaaagctaAGAATTATATCTTGGGCAGACAATCAACACAGTCGTTTCAGTACCAGCCGCAGATCAGTTCTTGTTATCGCTGGTTCTTCCCACAAggaagtttaaagaaaaaatagaagaaagttttgtgtttgaattaatgtttcaaatatttcatgGTATAAGGTTCAAATATTTCATGCCTATGATCTTTAACAGGAGAGAACATACAAAGTTAGGATCTGAAAAGCATACACGACACAACTGTAGGGTGGGGCAGCCAAAGTTTTGACAATCAAGAGAAAAGCTGAGGATTGAAAATGTGCATACAGAAAAGTCAGGAAGGTTAAAATGTTCGCGGAGTTCATTAATGGCAATTGTGTTCCCAGTTCAAGAACTTAACTGGAAGCAAATTTATCAGCATGTAAGAGAAATATATACCAGTGTTACGCAAGGGCAATAAAAAATGGTTTCCAACACAACTCATTAAAATGCCCTGACAAATATTTACTGTTCTATAAAGCAGTGGTGGcgaggaaagcagagcagataAAGGCAAAGCAGAACCAGGTCTCAGCAAGGAGCTTGGGTGTGGACTGCTTCCACGGGTCTGCTGGATGGCTTGACTTTAATACGGGTGTCTCCATCACCCTCAGACAAATTGCAGATAAAGGAAATTCCCTTTGTTGTCCATTCATTATTTTGCCTTAGGGCAAAGTTCAGGTTACTATAATTTCAGCTTATTGTAGTGAGAGAAAACAAGACCCGTGCAGAATGATAAAAGCACCTTCCTTCCCGAGCGAAGGCTTTGCCACACTAAAGGCGTTTCCAAGCATTCAAGTACCTGCTATCATCTTAAGAGAGTCccagcaaaaccaaacacatgCAGCCATGAAGGTAAGAGACGCGAAGTTAAAACTAAAAAACCTGCCTGCAAACTCAGAACGCAGCTTTACCAGAAGTGCAGCACGAGGGACGGTTTTGCTACCATCTAGAAGCTTGTCGCACATTTGGAGGTATGAACAAGGTGAAACAGTCACTCCACTGGACAGTGTCTCCCAAGCTTTCCTCTCCTGACACTATCAGATGTGTTTCCAAATTGCCAGGAAGAATTGCAAGTCGTTCTTCAGGAATTTGTCCCTGCATGGTGAAGCAAACCtaacctgctggcagcactttATCACTGTCCTTATCATATACCGTCCATTATCACTGTCCATATCATAGGCGATGACTGCTGCTTTTACTCAAAGGGTTTCTGAGAGAATGCGGAGCCCTCTCAGACCTCAGTTTTCATGAATTAGATCATAAAACATTGTGCAACACCgtaaatgtgcattttatttcactaaacCCCCAAATGCACGGCTTTGAGGACCTTAGAAGGGAGCCTGGGGAGTAACGAAGGAGCACCCGGAGGGAAGGACGTTCTGCGTGCTGCAGGACACCAGGCAGAACACACCGCTCTTCGTTTCCTTTAAGCTTCTGTTCAGTGAAGAAAAGCCCATGGACTTACGCTCTTTACGCTCCAACTATGGGCTTTAGCATTTAACAGTAAAGTAACTCTTCTGTAGCTTTCCACCCGCGTGCAGACGCTACCTTTCTGACAGTGTTCATTCACCTATCCCCAGGACCTGGAGCCTGCTGGGCAGGTTTTTCCTCCCCAGGGCCAACATTCAGATCCGCAGACGGGACGACCAGTGCTTCTTGGCAGGCGGAACGGCCCCCGTAGCTCTCAGTTAGGGCTGCAGGTTTTACAGCGCAAGCTGGAGAGCTGCGTGAGCACGGCAGTCCCTACAGAAAGCCAAGAAGTGGCTGGCACGCCCCgaggctgcacagccccaggcagggaATACGGGGTGCAGGTGCTGGACAGAGGAAGTGAGAGATGCTGCACGTTTCCTCTTTCTGATACAGCCTCATAATGGGACACAGGAGAGTGTAAACTCCTCCAAGGCGATGCGACTCCTCACGTGGGGGTACAGATTATGTCCACGGGACGCAGCTCTGCAAACCAACAGCGTGCGAGCCCCCGAGGAGACCACACGTTGCCAGTGAAGTCCATTTGACTAAAATGACTCAATTCTGGTTAACTGGCAAACGGCTCCTATCAATTACAGCTGAAAAGTCATGTGTATAAATGTGAGCAAAAAGGACACATCAGTCTGCATAAACAACAAGCTATGAAGCACCAAAAGCTGTAAGGGAGCCCGGCGAGGGGTCGGTTTGTCACGGCACAATGAACAGAGTACATGAGGGGCGGCAGGAACCCAGTGCCTACCTGCAGGATAAAGGAATAAATACTTCTCCATCCCATAACTATCTCTTTCCAGTATTTAGAATGAATAAGGGCATCAAATACGTTCATTAGAGATCCAGTGGATGTTAAACAATTTCTGCTATTCACAACATTTCTCGTTTAAAAAGCAACTTCCTTCTGGAGAATCTGAAAGGGCAGCTAAGCATTTCTAATAGCTTTCAGGACAATGGTAGACAGCTCTTCATCTCTGTATAAACCTGTTCTAGTACATCACTAAGTAATGAAAAACGATATTTACTGActgatatttaaataataattagctctattaaataaatttgtagTTTAAAGAATCTGGACGTGTATCTGTACCATAAGTACTCTGAGAATTTACTCCGATTTCACGGACAGCCATCATTTAGGAGTTTCCAAGCACTACAAGTGGAGAAGGAATGAACttgtaagaaactgaaaattaattgcCTAGATATAATTGCACATCCAGTGCTGGTTCGTTAGAAGTGTGCAGGGAAGGCTGCAGAGCGCTGGCTGTGCACAGAACCTCCGGGAAGGATCAACGGGGCTGTTGATACAGGTTCCTTGGCCAGCTTCCCGTCTGCGTATTTATTCTTCTACACTCCCTGTATTTGCCCTGCAGTTTGACACTTCCCTTTGGACAAAGTGGGTAAAGCACTAGTGTGTGGTGAGTGCATTTTTCTGGGTATACAAAGAGCAGACGTGCCCTCATGTCGAGTATGCATTTCATTTGGCTTATCTTTAGTTCCTTATCTTGGCATTAAATGGATTTCTCATCCAAACGACACAGCCTGCATCTTGCACTCCACCTGTGCGGTTCAGTGGAAGCACTTGTCGGTGCTGGCATTTCTGCCCTGGTCTGGTTGCTGCAAGTGCTGGACGGCCAGCTTGCTCCGTCGTTCCTTACAGCTGTATCTCCTGGGGAGTCCCAGGGGtggcaagggaaagaaagagaatggaagaaaaggtGGAAGCACCTGCTCATCTGTTAGGGATGCTCACGGAGCAGCTTGCAGTAAGGAAAGCAgcattgcttttgaaaatccatCTGGGTAACAGAGGAAAATTCACCTGGATAACAGAGGACTTTAACATTTGAGAGGGAACATCTTCATTAACCTCAGAGCCCAGCAGACCATGCGattgtgtttcttctgtttacTTCCCTCTTCCAACAGCAACGCAAGGACTGACTGTATAACCAGGCCcttgtttctgttgttgctggCTCCCCAGGTACTACTCAGGGAAGTTCAATGCTCATCTCTGCTGCAAACACAGCTACAGTTCCCCAGAAAGGATTCCTGTCTCTGTACAAAACCAGACACTTCCACACAAGGCACATTCTCTGTCagattctcttttcttctgttgttccAAAAGGAACTGAGGGCAAACAAATTAAACTTTTAGAACAGAGCAGCATAGTTCAGTTTGCAAGGActttcaaagatcatctagtccagctgCCTGGCACCTCAGGGCTGACCAGAAGTTAAATCACAGTCGTGAGGGCATTGTCCCAACCCCTCAGGGACACTGACAGGCGTGGGGCTTCAActgcctccccaggcagccccttCCAGTGTTCGACCACCCCCACGGCGAAGAAatctttccttctgaaagaaGGATTCTTCCCAagggaaataaggaaaaagagaggTAGGAACTCGTTTTGCTTAGGTGCACACAGCTGTTGATCATTTGGGCTCCTTTCAGGCTCTGTTATCAGTCTATGAATCACTTATTCCATCACTTTGTATTATAACACTTTCCTGAGACCTTACGAAGCGAGCCGTGCTGTGACTTCGCCGTGGATGCAgtccaggctgcagcagggctgtgcccttCCAGCCCTTTTGTTACCACACAGGGAAACTTGGACGAGATTTATGAACGTTCCCCTCAGCAGGGCGACACCTCCTCTGAATCCCACCTTGTTCTCCAGAAGGCAAGGGGAGGGGATCGGCTCCTGTGTGAAGGGATTTCGGACCCACTCACTTCCCAGTAACTGACCAATGAGAGGAATTGCTGTGTTGGCAGAGGGTTTAAGGCCGATAAATTCCACGGGTCTCAGATAACACATTCTGGAGACAACTCCCATTGTCGGAGGCATAAAAGACGTGGGGTGGGGGAAAGGAGCACACATTCCTGCTTCGGGATCTCAAACTGCAGCTTGCCATAGGCCCTTGGCATTTCTCTCTATGGCGAGTTACAGCTTCAGGCAAACTGCCTCTTCCGTGGCAGGGGGACCCAGTGGCTGCTCCGTCCGTTTTGGTGGAGGCTCCTTTAGGGCTCCAAGCATCCACGGGGGATCTGGTGGCAGGGGTGTGTCAGTCTCTTCCGCTAGATTTGTCTCTTCTGGTCTTGGAAGCGGCCTGGGTGGTGGGTATGGAAGTGGTTTTAGCAGCGGCTTTGGTGGCGGTTTTGGTGGCGGTTACGGGGTTGGTCTGGGTAGCGGCGATGGCCTCCtctcaggaaatgaaaagacaacGATGCAAAACCTGAATGACCGCCTCGCATCTTACCTGGAGAAGGTTCGTGCACTGGAAGAAGCAAACTCTGATCTTGAGACTAAAATCCGAGACTGGTACCAAAAACAAGGACCAAGCCCAGCTCGAGACTACAGCCCTTATCACAAGACTATTGAAGACCTTCGAGACAAGGTAGGCGTTAACATTGACTACAAAGCACCTGAGATTTGCACAAACACTTGCGAaggaagcataaaaaaaaagagaaaagcctcACTAGGAAAATAGCCAGAAGGCACAGCAGGTTataaaaaggaggaagatgAAATGAATACGTAATGATTGGCTAGGGTGGATAAAGAAAATGCTTAGTAAGAAGTTGCCTGCCTTTTTTAATGTTAGCTAAGTGAATGTACAAAACAGCCAGACTGAGATCCCTCGTTACTTAATTCTCTGATAACATTTACTTTAACAAAGCATATCAATATATCTGCTGGCCATATGTGTATGTATGACCAGTTAATGTATGTGCAACCCTAAATATTCTGATATATATAAAGCAAGCTAAACAAAGACAGCAACCTGCGTATCTCAGCCAGGCACATACACACTGcttttactgtaaaaataagaatcatttttttattatttaacttttaatttttaattttgtgaatgTGTAGGTAGTAGCTCACAACTACATCACCATagatgcatttttattgcatcTCTCACCTAGTTAAGCTTGAAATAAGAATGCTGAAACATTTGTCGTATGGGAAATGGAAGCAGCAGACATAAAGTAATCGAGCCCATACACAAACGCCGAAACTGCCCCAATAGCCCACGGGTAGCTGATAACAGGTTACCTGGTGATGATACACACCCCGGAAAACATAGGTGGCAGCTGACTAACctatgtaaataaatgaaagaaaacttgagGTTTACTTTTCGCAGTTCAGCTTGGAGTTCGTGACCGCTCCCACACACTTCACTTTCTCTGTGCTTTAACCCATTCACATTCTTTACTGATTTCAAAAGCTGAGCTCCAGAAAAGGCAGAACTGGGgattaattttctccttttagcaTTCTTTTTCCACCTGCCTTTTATTCCCCTTGGTTAGAAGAAGTAAGATGTTGTTCCAGCTGTTTTTGTAGAAGACCTTTTGAGTTTTTAAAGTGGCAGGCAAAAAAAGACATGCCTTCTAGTTAAAAATTAACAGGGATTACTTCTAAGTAAACAAAGTTTCCTTTATGGCCTTTTACAATGCATTAGAAGAGTCAATAAACACTGAGCTGAGTATTGAGGGAAATAAAAACGTGTTCAAGGGCTATCCAAAAGCAATATCACCCTATATTGTTTATGATACATAAAcacatcatttattttgaaatcatcCAGTCCTTTCAATCACGCCCCTCGTTAAGAAAATGCCTAAGGAGAACAAGTTCTGCCAAGAGGGCTCTGCAGACATTGCTCCCTTTGCTTCTCtccaggaaatgttttcttgccTCAGTCACCTCCTGACTGGCTCCCCAGCAAAGGTGAGCCAACGGAGTTTTGTCTCACTGTGGGACTTCTAGCAGAAAGGCACGTCATATGCCAGACACAAGTAAGGGAACCTACCCATAACTGACAATGAAGAGAAGTCTGTGCTGCATATTTGCTGCAGATCTTTGATCCTTTCCTACTGagagtaaataaaatacacttgTATTTGGTGTAGCTGCAGGTGAGATACGATCTTAACTATCTTACCTTTgtgtaaggaaagaaaataacagttgTTTAAGCCTCAGCAATGACCTCTCACTATTTCTAGATCCTCGCTGCCACTATTGACAACTCGAAGATCGTCTTGCAGATTGACAATGCCAGACTGGCTGCTGATGACTTCAAGACCAAGTGAGtaatttctgaaaggaaaaaggtcTCTTGAGGAGGCAAAAATCCTTAGAGACCAAgggctgtgaaaaaaaaaacaaaggaacgTGTATAAAATCTCTGTGTTAACATTAGTTTGATCCTGTTGTTGAAGTTTTGCCTGCTGAAAGCATCACCTATACCACAGAAAAATTTATATCATGTAAAATACGTGGAGAAAAGTTTAACACTGGACAACTTCTGTCACATCACAGTTCCTTTATCAGATACATTTATAACAAACGATGTTTTCATAGTACCTTACCTAGCCTGAATagctttgttctgctttcccaAGGTTTGAAACAGAGCAAGCCCTTCGCATGAGCGTGGAGGCTGACATCAACGGCCTGCGCAGAGTCCTGGACGAGCTCACGCTGGCTAGAACGGATTTGGAGCTGCAGATTGAGAGCTTAAAGGAGGAGCTGGCCTACCTAAAGAAGAACCATGAGGAGGTAAGAGCAAAAACGACCACCAAGACACACGTTTGGAAGGGATTTTAGAAAAACACTGTGTTGAGTCCCTCAGGTTCTCCATCAGAGCAGCAAAGACTTCTGTGTAGATGGGGAACCTAAAGATGCCCCCTGCCAGTAGTGACGTGCAGTCCGTCAGACCTTCGCCCTTGAAGAAAGGACAGAAGGTTCATGGTTTTGGTTATGATTCTACTctcttttgtcttcttcttcTATTCCACCTAGGAAATGAGTGCCCTGGGAGGACAAGTGGCTGGCCAAGTCAGCGTCGAACTGGACTCTGCTCCAGGCATTGACCTGTCCAAGATCCTGGCCGATATGAGGGACCAGTATGAACTCATGGCCGAGAAGAACAGGAAGGATGCTGAGGCCTGGTTCCACAGTAAGGTAGAAAAAGCTCtgtattatattaattttaaaaaatccacaaaagaaacaaaataattattaaatctTACAGAAAACTGCTGTGAAAGCCTTGTGACCTCCACCCAGAGGCCCCGCAGTTCTCACGCAGTGCTTTCCCTGTTTCAGACTGAGGAGCTGAACCGCGAAGTAGCTGTCAACACCGAAcaactgcagagcagcaagTCCGAAGTCACCGACCTGCGACGCACCCTCCAAGGGCTGGAAATAGAACTTCAGTCCCAGCTCAGCATGGTACGTTCAAATTCGCACTGCGTAAACCCAACCACGCTGCAATATGCCCCTAGTCCCCTTCCTGTAAGCAGCCCTGCACTTGGCAGCAACCTTTTTGTGGTTTGCTCTCAGAAAGGCGCGCTGGAAAGCACCTTGGCAGACACTGAAGGGCGTTACAGTGCCCAGCTGGCGCACATCCAGGACCTGATTGGCAGCATCGAGGCCCAGCTGGCCGACCTCCGAGCTGATATGGAGCGGCAGAACAGCGAATATAAGATGCTCATGGATATCAAGACTCGTCTGGAGCAGGAGATCGCTACTTACCGACAGCTCCTGGAGGGCCAGGAGTCCCAGTACGTAACTCTGCTCACTGCGGGAAAGCTTTGCGCTTAGCCTCGTGGCATTTCACCACGCCACGGTGCTCGTGTGCCACACCATCACTGTCAGCACAACTTCCAACACTCCTGGGATTctaatttttttaacaaatgattttcttctggGCCATGGTAAAGCTAGAAATGTTACATTTCCCATACATTAACTGAGTGCCTCGAAGAGCTTCTAAACCAAAAGGCAAACTGACAAGCAATAGAAAAGATTAAATGGCACTAATGGTGAAAGCAGTAAGTACTCATTAGCTGCTTGACATTTAGGGAACAGTGCAATTAGCAATGGTTTATAGAATATCTGCATTAACACCAAATTCCCATAAGGGTTAGCAGTGAAGTAGCTCTCACCTCACGGGATTCAGTGCAGGAATAAATATCCTGCATAGACGTGAGTGCAGGCAAACTAGATCTTTTCAGACAGCCACCTGAGCGGACATTCTCTGTTATCTCACATATGGCCTCGAGGAGGAAACCAGCTCATAGCCTGAAACAAAAAAGTGAGGTAGGGGTTGAGAAGCTTTGATGTTCTCTACACCTTCTTTCAATAATTGTCTTTTCCCACCGCcgtagtttaaaaaaatatacttccTACAGCAACTCCTTCTCCTGAgctgaaagggagagaaaggagatgaACGCCTTCTTTTCCTGGCTATATACAAAATGTGCCTTGTAGAGAATTCCCTTTCATACATCCTTGTCTCACACAAGTATGTGTAACCTCTCCTTTCAACTATTATCTCTTTGCTCTACAGGATGCTTGGCTCCCTTTCTGGAACTGCCGGTAAGGATTCCTTCTTTTCCAGGAAACGTTTAGTAAtgaaagaagttttattttctaaaaggaaTACATACATTATGGCCGCTGAGTCCATTTTAGAGACAGGGCTGCTGCACTGGTGTGTGTCACAGGAACAATCTCGGCAGTCATGAGTGATGACTGGATAGAATTTAGGTTTTAGTCATCCGAAGATGTtagacatcagaaaaaaaatctcagactTCGCTACCACAAAGGCTAAGTAAAGCACAAAATGTGTAATCATTCCCCCAGATGAAGGGATACAAGAACTTTCAGCTTCCCAGCTCAGGGGAACTGTACCAACACGCAAGCATGACTTGCTTTTTAAAGGTCAGCTGTACTGTAAAAGTGATGTATGATTCAAATCAATGCTATGAAGAATAAAACTTCTGAGAGAAGGGAATGACAGATGAGACATAAACTAAGCTCAGTGAATATTGCAGAGTGGTCTTATGTGTTCTGCTTAAGTAATTGCTGTTCTTTCTCTCCACATTATTGCAGACAAAAGAGACAAGTTGGCAGATGGAAAATAGTACTGGAAGTCCTCCAAATGTCATTttcaagatgagaaaaaaggaattaaaatgcaGGGGAATCACTCTAAACTGCTGGAAATTAATACATTAAAGCATGGAAAATTCTTGGCCACACAAAGTTTAAGTAGATTGGTGGTGATTAGTTTGCAAACTGGCTTAGCTTTTTAattactaacatttttttttcatgtactgAATTGCTGTATCTGCTCTAATAAAGATAATCTTCTTGCAGTCTCACCTCCTATTTGGTCATTGTGGTATCAACAGGCAGGAAAACCCTGGCCAGCCTCCCTGCCTCGGTGTTGGTGGGTGCAGGAGCTCcatctctgcttccttctgGCTCCTCTTGCTGGCAGGAGCTTGCAGTATGGAGGCAGTGGGGTGCCTGGTCCCTCGGCGTGGGAAATACAGGAGTGATTTATGTCACTGCCTGCGCTGGCTGTGCACTCCGATGAGCAGCAACAGTGGGATGTTAAGTGATTCTGGAAGAagcaagagctgggagctgctttgTTAGGGCAAAATATAAAGCTGTTAGAAGGGCTTCAAGATACCCCTGCAGAAAGACAGGAGTAAGGAACAGGTGTGAGATCTCCTCACTTTCTAGTCAGATGCATTTAtcttcaaacacaaaaataaagcccTCAGTTCCTACACAGGTAACAAAGCTTCGGGCCCATGGTTAACCACCTCCATTCTCAAGCTATTGAAAGGAC
This genomic window from Oxyura jamaicensis isolate SHBP4307 breed ruddy duck chromosome 27, BPBGC_Ojam_1.0, whole genome shotgun sequence contains:
- the LOC118178808 gene encoding keratin, type I cytoskeletal 19 is translated as MASYSFRQTASSVAGGPSGCSVRFGGGSFRAPSIHGGSGGRGVSVSSARFVSSGLGSGLGGGYGSGFSSGFGGGFGGGYGVGLGSGDGLLSGNEKTTMQNLNDRLASYLEKVRALEEANSDLETKIRDWYQKQGPSPARDYSPYHKTIEDLRDKILAATIDNSKIVLQIDNARLAADDFKTKFETEQALRMSVEADINGLRRVLDELTLARTDLELQIESLKEELAYLKKNHEEEMSALGGQVAGQVSVELDSAPGIDLSKILADMRDQYELMAEKNRKDAEAWFHSKTEELNREVAVNTEQLQSSKSEVTDLRRTLQGLEIELQSQLSMKGALESTLADTEGRYSAQLAHIQDLIGSIEAQLADLRADMERQNSEYKMLMDIKTRLEQEIATYRQLLEGQESQMLGSLSGTADKRDKLADGK